The following proteins are encoded in a genomic region of Diabrotica virgifera virgifera chromosome 1, PGI_DIABVI_V3a:
- the LOC126878989 gene encoding adenosine deaminase 2-like translates to MSNTKSKSCISQYLKSRENVIKEEIQCAIGNNLELNEKENVVNEYIMKQKYKELDEGFLDPHNFSPGNHFFKVRGKLENSKVFEFIRKIPKGASLHSHDTAMASGEYLYSLTFRDNLYGCAKDRGWTMQFFQEPPSSNWKPLSQLRTSGTFESFLKSKLTLVCDNPEVKYPDLNTVWSNFQNLFINLEKLICYKPIFKEYFYQALKETYEDNVKYIEFRGYLPTVYDLDGTEYGPCEVVGMYDEVRKQFKQDYPDFFGCKFIFAPHRMVDKTVMDNYVKIYKEIKAQYPEFVIGFDLVGQEDLGYPLTYFIPQLLEMKEFGCKFFFHAGETHWNGQLTDQNLVDAILLDTVRLGHAFAILKHPVLAKIVKEKGIAIEVCPISNQVLKLIDDLRSHPASILIANNYPVVIGCDDPSFFGTKGISYDWYVTFMAMCHRDSDLRLLKQLAINSLDYSALEGEEKVRAKQQWQNEWTMFIESF, encoded by the coding sequence ATGTCCAATACGAAATCTAAATCATGTATAAGCCAATACTTAAAAAGTAGAGAAAATGTCATAAAAGAGGAAATTCAGTGTGCAATTGGAAATAATTTGGAACTTAACGAGAAGGAAAATGTTGTTAATGAATATATTATGAAACAGAAATATAAAGAACTAGACGAAGGTTTTCTTGATCCGCATAATTTTTCACCCGGCaatcatttttttaaagttaGAGGTAAACTAGAGAATTCTAAAGTTTTCgaatttatcagaaaaataccAAAAGGTGCATCCTTACATTCTCATGATACTGCGATGGCTTCAGGAGAATATCTATACAGCCTTACTTTTAGAGACAACTTATATGGATGTGCTAAAGATAGAGGTTGGACTATGCAATTCTTTCAAGAACCACCATCATCAAATTGGAAACCTTTATCACAACTAAGAACCAGCGGAACATTCGAAAGCTTTCTTAAATCCAAATTAACTTTAGTTTGTGATAACCCCGAAGTAAAATATCCTGATTTAAATACTGTGTGgagtaattttcaaaatttatttattaatttagaaAAGTTGATTTGTTATAAGCCTATTTTTAAAGAATACTTTTACCAAGCTTTAAAAGAAACGTATGAAGATAATgtcaaatatattgaatttagAGGTTACTTACCTACTGTATACGATTTGGATGGAACCGAATATGGTCCTTGTGAAGTTGTTGGTATGTATGATGAAGTAAGAAAGCAATTTAAGCAAGACTATCCTGATTTTTTCGGATGTAAATTTATTTTTGCGCCACATAGAATGGTTGATAAAACAGTAATGGACaattatgttaaaatttataaagaaaTCAAGGCACAATACCCTGAATTTGTAATAGGATTTGATCTTGTTGGCCAGGAAGATTTAGGATATCCCTTGACATATTTTATACCCCAACTTTTAGAAATGAAAGAATTTGGCTGTAAGTTTTTCTTCCATGCTGGGGAAACACATTGGAATGGACAATTGACTGATCAAAATCTAGTAGATGCAATCTTGTTAGATACTGTTAGACTCGGACATGCGTTTGCTATATTGAAGCATCCTGTCTTAGCAAAAATCGTCAAAGAAAAAGGTATTGCCATAGAAGTGTGCCCTATATCTAATCAAGTACTTAAACTTATAGATGATCTACGAAGCCATCCAGCATCTATTTTAATTGCAAACAATTATCCTGTTGTTATTGGATGCGATGACCCGTCATTTTTTGGAACAAAAGGTATCAGCTATGACTGGTATGTAACTTTTATGGCGATGTGTCATCGAGACAGTGATCTTCGATTGTTAAAACAATTGGCTATAAACTCTTTAGATTATAGTGCATTGGAAGGTGAAGAAAAAGTGAGGGCAAAACAACAGTGGCAGAATGAATGGACAATGTTTATCGAATCATTCTAA